The genomic stretch ACGCATTATCAAAGCTTTCCGAGCGGACATGTTCTGTTTTATACTGCTTTTTTCGGAACATTAATGGTGATTGCTATCTCTTCGAGCATTTTAAAAATTTCCTGGAAAATACTAATTACAGTAATTTGTCTGGCAATGATTGTTTTGGGAGCTGTTTCACGTATTTATTTGGGTGCGCACTGGTTTACAGATGTCATTGGCGGATTTATCGTGGGAGTTCTTTTTGTGATGGTTACAGGAAGTATTTATCTGAGAAGCAAAAAGAAATCTACTGATATTCAATAAAAATATTTTTAATAAATCTAATCTGGATTTTTAGGGGATTCATCAATCTTCTGTAACTACCGCATCGCGCTCACCATCCTCTTCTTTGCCTTCTTCGATCATTTCCTTTGCTTCAGCTATTTCTTCAGCATCTGCCTGTTCTACACGCTCTTCCTGATCATCATTGTGATGGTCGATGAAAAACTCACAATATACAGGAAGGTGGTCTGAGCCAAAATTTTCAAGTGTTTTTAAATCCTTAATGAAAATATCATCACTGTGAAACATCAAATCAATAGGAAATCTAAAAAGCCTGTACTTTGCATGAAATGTAGACACAAAAGCATGTCCGACTCTAGGATCGATCAAATGACTTGTTTTTCTGAATAAAACGGAAGATTTAGACCACGCAACGTTATTGAAATCTCCTACAACAATTACAGGTTTTTTTATTTCAGTCACTCTTCTGGCAACACTTAGAATGTCGCCGTCTCTTTCCTTTGAAGTTTCTTCTTCTGTCGGACTTGGCGGAGGGGGATGAACCCCAAAAAAGACAAACTCAAAACCATCTTCAGTTTTTAAATGTGCCTCAATACTCGGGATATCATCTGCTACGAAATAATGCGTTTTTGATTCTTCAATTTTCATTTTAGAATAAAAATGCATTCCGTATGTGTTTTCAAGGGTAACTTTATGTTGGTACGGATAATCTTTTTCTAAAACCTGCAACGCTTTTTCCCAGTCACCGTTGCTTTCCATTGTTAAGAATATTTCAGGCTTATTTTTTTTGATGAGATGAATAAATTTACCGAAATCTGTATTAAACTGATAGACATTGGCAGAAATAAAATGGTATTTCTTTGAAGATTTATCGGTCTGCGGCTGTTTTTTTACTTTGTAAAGCGGAGTATATTTTATTAGTGTGATCCCGTGGTAAATAATCATGGCTAATAATAAGCCTTGCATATACCAGAAATATTGTGTTTTTTCGACAATAAATCCTAAAGCAAAAGTGATAATTGTAAAATAGGTAATCTGTATTTTACCAAAATCGGGAAAGCGAAAAATCCAATGCGGGCTTGGAAGTTTTGGCAATACGGTTAAAATCAGTAATAAAATACTTAGAACAAGGTAAGTTTCCCACATATATCTTAAAATAAACGGATAAAAATAAGGTATTTTCAGGTAATTTCGTGCCAGTTTTTATATAAACAGTTG from Chryseobacterium indoltheticum encodes the following:
- a CDS encoding endonuclease/exonuclease/phosphatase family protein, whose product is MWETYLVLSILLLILTVLPKLPSPHWIFRFPDFGKIQITYFTIITFALGFIVEKTQYFWYMQGLLLAMIIYHGITLIKYTPLYKVKKQPQTDKSSKKYHFISANVYQFNTDFGKFIHLIKKNKPEIFLTMESNGDWEKALQVLEKDYPYQHKVTLENTYGMHFYSKMKIEESKTHYFVADDIPSIEAHLKTEDGFEFVFFGVHPPPPSPTEEETSKERDGDILSVARRVTEIKKPVIVVGDFNNVAWSKSSVLFRKTSHLIDPRVGHAFVSTFHAKYRLFRFPIDLMFHSDDIFIKDLKTLENFGSDHLPVYCEFFIDHHNDDQEERVEQADAEEIAEAKEMIEEGKEEDGERDAVVTED